AATTTGCGCCTGATGATTCAGCCGCCGGTCGCTCAGCAATTGATACAGCGTGGCCACCGCACCGGCTTTCAGATCGGCTGCTCCATACACCACTAGCGGCACGCGCGCTTGAACAATCGCTCCGGCGCACATGGGGCACGGCTCCAGCGTCACGTACAGCGTGCAGCCTTCCAGCCGCCAACTTTGCAGCGCTTGCGCAGCCTGGGTGAGCGCAATCATTTCGGCGTGCGCCGTGGGGTCGCGCAACTGCTCCCGCTGATTATGAGCGGCGGCAATCACACGCTCGCCGTGCACCACCACCGCGCCAATGGGGACTTCGTTTTCCGCCAGCGCCGCTTCGGCT
This is a stretch of genomic DNA from Pirellulales bacterium. It encodes these proteins:
- the tadA gene encoding tRNA adenosine(34) deaminase TadA, giving the protein MHEHFMRQALAEAEAALAENEVPIGAVVVHGERVIAAAHNQREQLRDPTAHAEMIALTQAAQALQSWRLEGCTLYVTLEPCPMCAGAIVQARVPLVVYGAADLKAGAVATLYQLLSDRRLNHQAQIVPGVLAEPCGKLLTRFFEAQRKLGKK